The following proteins are co-located in the Apium graveolens cultivar Ventura chromosome 5, ASM990537v1, whole genome shotgun sequence genome:
- the LOC141659034 gene encoding lysine histidine transporter 1-like isoform X1 → MSPQWSELLFLASPMLCLKGPGIAILVLSWIITLYTLWQMVEMHEIIPGKRLDRYHELGQVAFGEKLGLWIVVPQQLTVEVSTCIVYMVTGGKSLKKFQESAVPNSKPIRTTYFILIFGSCHFILSLLPNLNSISGVSLAAAFMSLSYSMIAWIASLKKGIYQENVDYSYRDKTTSGSVLNFFSAMGDVAFAFAGHNVVLEIQATIPSTPEQPSKKPMWKGVKVAYFIVALSYFPVALVGYFIFGNSVDGNILITLEKPNWLIALANLLVVFHVIGGYQIYAMSVFDMIETYLVKQKKFRPSTPLRIAVRFTYVVITMFIGMAIPFFGGLLGFFGGLALSPTSYFLPCIIWLVLVKPRRFSISWLMNWTFVVLGVVLMMLAATGGLYTLIASYKTYKFFS, encoded by the exons ATGTCACCGCAATGGTCGGAGCTGCTGTTCTTAGCCTCCCCTATGCTTTGTCTGAA GGGACCTGGTATCGCCATACTTGTTCTGTCATGGATAATAACGTTGTACACTCTATGGCAAATGGTAGAGATGCACGAAATCATTCCGGGAAAACGATTAGATAGATACCATGAGCTAGGCCAGGTGGCTTTTGGCGAAAAGCTTGGTCTTTGGATTGTTGTTCCCCAACAGCTTACTGTGGAAGTTAGTACATGTATTGTTTATATGGTCACCGGAGGCAAATCATTGAAGAAGTTCCAAGAATCCGCTGTTCCAAATTCAAAACCTATCAGAACTACATACTTTATTCTAATATTTGGCTCGTGCCACTTTATTCTTAGTTTGCTTCCCAACCTGAATTCCATCTCTGGGGTTTCCTTGGCTGCTGCTTTCATGTCCTTGAG TTACTCAATGATTGCTTGGATAGCTTCTCTTAAGAAGGGCATTTATCAGGAAAATGTGGACTATAGCTACAGGGACAAAACTACTAGTGGGAGTGTCTTGAACTTCTTTAGTGCAATGGGTGATGTAGCGTTTGCCTTTGCTGGTCATAATGTAGTACTCGAAATCCAAGCTACAATTCCTTCAACTCCTGAACAACCTTCAAAAAAACCAATGTGGAAAGGCGTTAAAGTCGCATATTTCATTGTTGCTCTTAGCTACTTCCCTGTTGCCCTTGTTGGATACTTCATTTTCGGCAATAGTGTAGATGGCAATATCTTAATTACACTAGAAAAACCAAATTGGCTTATCGCGCTTGCCAATTTGTTAGTTGTTTTTCATGTAATTGGAGGCTATCAG ATATATGCAATGTCTGTATTTGACATGATAGAGACCTATCTGGTGAAGCAAAAGAAATTTAGACCTTCTACACCTCTTCGCATAGCTGTCAGATTTACATATGTTG TGATCACAATGTTTATTGGTATGGCAATTCCTTTCTTTGGTGGACTGCTTGGATTCTTTGGTGGACTTGCATTGTCCCCTACATCATATTTT CTCCCATGCATCATCTGGCTTGTCCTCGTTAAACCTCGGAGGTTTAGCATATCTTGGTTGATGAATTGG ACTTTCGTAGTACTGGGAGTTGTGTTGATGATGTTAGCAGCTACTGGTGGTCTCTATACATTGATTGCTTCGTACAAAACCTACAAGTTCTTCAGCTAG
- the LOC141659034 gene encoding lysine histidine transporter 1-like isoform X3: MVNDNIKNDEITAEEKAIDDWLPITAERSATWYHSAFHNVTAMVGAAVLSLPYALSEVGWGPGIAILVLSWIITLYTLWQMVEMHEIIPGKRLDRYHELGQVAFGEKLGLWIVVPQQLTVEVSTCIVYMVTGGKSLKKFQESAVPNSKPIRTTYFILIFGSCHFILSLLPNLNSISGVSLAAAFMSLSYSMIAWIASLKKGIYQENVDYSYRDKTTSGSVLNFFSAMGDVAFAFAGHNVVLEIQATIPSTPEQPSKKPMWKGVKVAYFIVALSYFPVALVGYFIFGNSVDGNILITLEKPNWLIALANLLVVFHVIGGYQIYAMSVFDMIETYLVKQKKFRPSTPLRIAVRFTYVVITMFIGMAIPFFGGLLGFFGGLALSPTSYFLPCIIWLVLVKPRRFSISWLMNWTFVVLGVVLMMLAATGGLYTLIASYKTYKFFS, encoded by the exons ATGGTCAATGACAATATTAAGAATGATGAAATAACAGCGGAAGAGAAGGCTATTGATGACTGGCTTCCAATAACCGCAGAAAGGAGTGCAACGTGGTACCATTCAGCTTTTCACAATGTCACCGCAATGGTCGGAGCTGCTGTTCTTAGCCTCCCCTATGCTTTGTCTGAAGTAGGATG GGGACCTGGTATCGCCATACTTGTTCTGTCATGGATAATAACGTTGTACACTCTATGGCAAATGGTAGAGATGCACGAAATCATTCCGGGAAAACGATTAGATAGATACCATGAGCTAGGCCAGGTGGCTTTTGGCGAAAAGCTTGGTCTTTGGATTGTTGTTCCCCAACAGCTTACTGTGGAAGTTAGTACATGTATTGTTTATATGGTCACCGGAGGCAAATCATTGAAGAAGTTCCAAGAATCCGCTGTTCCAAATTCAAAACCTATCAGAACTACATACTTTATTCTAATATTTGGCTCGTGCCACTTTATTCTTAGTTTGCTTCCCAACCTGAATTCCATCTCTGGGGTTTCCTTGGCTGCTGCTTTCATGTCCTTGAG TTACTCAATGATTGCTTGGATAGCTTCTCTTAAGAAGGGCATTTATCAGGAAAATGTGGACTATAGCTACAGGGACAAAACTACTAGTGGGAGTGTCTTGAACTTCTTTAGTGCAATGGGTGATGTAGCGTTTGCCTTTGCTGGTCATAATGTAGTACTCGAAATCCAAGCTACAATTCCTTCAACTCCTGAACAACCTTCAAAAAAACCAATGTGGAAAGGCGTTAAAGTCGCATATTTCATTGTTGCTCTTAGCTACTTCCCTGTTGCCCTTGTTGGATACTTCATTTTCGGCAATAGTGTAGATGGCAATATCTTAATTACACTAGAAAAACCAAATTGGCTTATCGCGCTTGCCAATTTGTTAGTTGTTTTTCATGTAATTGGAGGCTATCAG ATATATGCAATGTCTGTATTTGACATGATAGAGACCTATCTGGTGAAGCAAAAGAAATTTAGACCTTCTACACCTCTTCGCATAGCTGTCAGATTTACATATGTTG TGATCACAATGTTTATTGGTATGGCAATTCCTTTCTTTGGTGGACTGCTTGGATTCTTTGGTGGACTTGCATTGTCCCCTACATCATATTTT CTCCCATGCATCATCTGGCTTGTCCTCGTTAAACCTCGGAGGTTTAGCATATCTTGGTTGATGAATTGG ACTTTCGTAGTACTGGGAGTTGTGTTGATGATGTTAGCAGCTACTGGTGGTCTCTATACATTGATTGCTTCGTACAAAACCTACAAGTTCTTCAGCTAG
- the LOC141659034 gene encoding lysine histidine transporter 1-like isoform X2 has translation MWIGFPSTGVIAEMHEIIPGKRLDRYHELGQVAFGEKLGLWIVVPQQLTVEVSTCIVYMVTGGKSLKKFQESAVPNSKPIRTTYFILIFGSCHFILSLLPNLNSISGVSLAAAFMSLSYSMIAWIASLKKGIYQENVDYSYRDKTTSGSVLNFFSAMGDVAFAFAGHNVVLEIQATIPSTPEQPSKKPMWKGVKVAYFIVALSYFPVALVGYFIFGNSVDGNILITLEKPNWLIALANLLVVFHVIGGYQIYAMSVFDMIETYLVKQKKFRPSTPLRIAVRFTYVVITMFIGMAIPFFGGLLGFFGGLALSPTSYFLPCIIWLVLVKPRRFSISWLMNWTFVVLGVVLMMLAATGGLYTLIASYKTYKFFS, from the exons ATGTGGATAGGTTTCCCTTCTACTGGAGTGATAGCAG AGATGCACGAAATCATTCCGGGAAAACGATTAGATAGATACCATGAGCTAGGCCAGGTGGCTTTTGGCGAAAAGCTTGGTCTTTGGATTGTTGTTCCCCAACAGCTTACTGTGGAAGTTAGTACATGTATTGTTTATATGGTCACCGGAGGCAAATCATTGAAGAAGTTCCAAGAATCCGCTGTTCCAAATTCAAAACCTATCAGAACTACATACTTTATTCTAATATTTGGCTCGTGCCACTTTATTCTTAGTTTGCTTCCCAACCTGAATTCCATCTCTGGGGTTTCCTTGGCTGCTGCTTTCATGTCCTTGAG TTACTCAATGATTGCTTGGATAGCTTCTCTTAAGAAGGGCATTTATCAGGAAAATGTGGACTATAGCTACAGGGACAAAACTACTAGTGGGAGTGTCTTGAACTTCTTTAGTGCAATGGGTGATGTAGCGTTTGCCTTTGCTGGTCATAATGTAGTACTCGAAATCCAAGCTACAATTCCTTCAACTCCTGAACAACCTTCAAAAAAACCAATGTGGAAAGGCGTTAAAGTCGCATATTTCATTGTTGCTCTTAGCTACTTCCCTGTTGCCCTTGTTGGATACTTCATTTTCGGCAATAGTGTAGATGGCAATATCTTAATTACACTAGAAAAACCAAATTGGCTTATCGCGCTTGCCAATTTGTTAGTTGTTTTTCATGTAATTGGAGGCTATCAG ATATATGCAATGTCTGTATTTGACATGATAGAGACCTATCTGGTGAAGCAAAAGAAATTTAGACCTTCTACACCTCTTCGCATAGCTGTCAGATTTACATATGTTG TGATCACAATGTTTATTGGTATGGCAATTCCTTTCTTTGGTGGACTGCTTGGATTCTTTGGTGGACTTGCATTGTCCCCTACATCATATTTT CTCCCATGCATCATCTGGCTTGTCCTCGTTAAACCTCGGAGGTTTAGCATATCTTGGTTGATGAATTGG ACTTTCGTAGTACTGGGAGTTGTGTTGATGATGTTAGCAGCTACTGGTGGTCTCTATACATTGATTGCTTCGTACAAAACCTACAAGTTCTTCAGCTAG
- the LOC141659033 gene encoding uncharacterized protein LOC141659033 produces MFYKNISKANVNFLASTKSSRWNLIFYRLSLLGYSCLAESRIVGKEKRCEDLNGECDVDILIAKVRAGNSVGERLQSLLHDRACSAIVVSDNLVAQLLYRFKDDWKSALAVFRWAESNPKYKPLAQIYDMMVDILGKMKQMEEMKALVEEMRVTQMVSLSTIAKVMRRFSGAGQWKEAVRTFDELESFGLEKDTESMNLLLDTLCKANKVEQARDIFLKLKSHIIPNAHTFNIFIHGWCKVKRVDEAHWTVQEMKGHGCRPCAISYSTIIQSYCHQHIFHKVNEILDEMQDQSCPPNVVTYTTIMCSLTNAEKFDEAFKIVDRMKSAGCQADTLFYNAYIHTLGRAGRVREAIHIFRAEMPNIGITPNTSTYNSVIAMLCHHAQEQDALNVLKDLESSLCTKPDVQTYYPLLKLCFKIGKTENLKMLLDDMINTHHLSLDLSTYTLLIHGLCRTRKCEWAYLLFEEMIGNEITPRYVTCRLLLDEIKQKNMYDAAEKVEEYMRNMKSKSIAR; encoded by the coding sequence ATGTTCTATAAAAACATCTCGAAAGCAAACGTTAACTTTCTTGCCTCTACCAAATCGTCTCGTTGGAATCTTATCTTTTATAGGCTGTCGTTGTTAGGATATTCTTGCTTGGCAGAGTCTAGGATTGTTGGTAAAGAAAAACGATGTGAAGATTTAAACGGTGAGTGTGATGTTGACATTCTTATAGCCAAGGTTAGAGCTGGAAACAGTGTGGGCGAAAGATTGCAGTCTCTTTTGCATGACCGAGCATGTAGTGCTATAGTGGTCTCTGATAATCTTGTTGCTCAGCTGCTTTATCGATTTAAGGATGATTGGAAGTCTGCGTTGGCGGTGTTTAGATGGGCAGAATCAAATCCAAAATATAAGCCATTAGCGCAAATTTATGATATGATGGTTGATATACTAGGAAAAATGAAGCAAATGGAAGAGATGAAAGCCTTGGTCGAGGAAATGCGTGTAACTCAGATGGTCAGTCTCAGTACCATAGCTAAGGTCATGAGAAGATTTTCTGGTGCAGGTCAGTGGAAAGAAGCTGTACGGACTTTTGATGAGTTAGAAAGTTTTGGTTTGGAGAAGGATACTGAGTCGATGAATCTGCTTCTCGATACACTTTGCAAAGCAAACAAGGTTGAGCAGGCTCGTGATATCTTCTTGAAGCTTAAATCACATATCATCCCTAATGCTCACACCTTTAACATCTTCATTCATGGTTGGTGCAAAGTTAAGAGGGTCGATGAAGCTCACTGGACAGTTCAGGAGATGAAGGGGCATGGTTGTCGCCCTTGTGCCATTAGCTATTCAACAATAATTCAGTCGTACTGCCATCAGCACATCTTCCACAAGGTCAATGAGATTCTTGATGAAATGCAAGATCAAAGTTGCCCACCAAATGTTGTTACCTACACCACTATAATGTGTTCACTTACAAATGCTGAGAAATTTGATGAAGCCTTCAAAATAGTTGATAGAATGAAATCTGCTGGATGCCAAGCTGATACACTTTTTTACAATGCCTATATTCATACACTAGGAAGGGCTGGCCGGGTGAGAGAGGCCATTCACATTTTCAGAGCTGAAATGCCTAACATTGGTATTACCCCGAACACGTCTACATACAACTCCGTGATTGCAATGCTGTGTCATCATGCTCAAGAACAAGATGCTTTGAATGTCCTGAAGGATTTGGAGAGTTCCCTTTGTACTAAGCCTGATGTTCAAACATATTATCCTTTGCTTAAGCTCTGCTTCAAGATTGGAAAGACTGAAAACTTAAAAATGTTATTAGATGACATGATTAATACACATCATCTAAGCCTTGATCTATCAACTTACACACTTTTGATACATGGACTTTGTCGAACAAGAAAATGTGAATGGGCATACCTCCTCTTTGAAGAGATGATAGGAAATGAAATTACACCAAGATATGTGACATGCCGTTTGCTGTTAGATGAGATAAAACAAAAGAATATGTATGATGCTGCTGAAAAGGTGGAAGAGTACATGAGGAATATGAAATCTAAATCAATAGCAAGGTGA